DNA sequence from the Xyrauchen texanus isolate HMW12.3.18 chromosome 32, RBS_HiC_50CHRs, whole genome shotgun sequence genome:
AGCTAAagcatgttttctttatttttcaaaggCATGACATGATTTGTAGTCATtttgaatgtacacaaataaaaatatacattttactcttTCGAATGATGTCATATTATCTGTATGACTAATGACAGTGTATTAAGTTATTTCCCTGAGGAACAAATCCAGTGATGATGCCGCGCCGACGCTCACACAATATTATCAGTTCACTTCTGGCATGGCATTGCAACACAATGTCGAAAGTGCGTAGACTATCTATACCACAACTTTAATTTCTCGTGCTATGTATAGGCCTacgccaaaatattttttttttttttttgcgtgcaTATGCTACGCACTGCAAATCTCTTGGGATTAGGGATGTGGAGTGCGTGAGTAGGCTGTATTATAGTAGCCATATCATATGCACGCGAAAACTGCGTATCATATAGCTAGGCCTACATGCAAAAACTATTTTTGGTGTATAAATGGCAAGATAAATTAAATTTGTGGTATAGTTACGCACTTTCATGAGACCACATAAAACagtcaacaaaacataaaaagttgCTTAATTTAATTTGTCAGCCTAAAATATAAAGGCTGTGCCGGTTAGTCAAACTCATATCCCTTGATGTGAAGTTGCAGATTTAGCCTATGTTGGGACTCGATTTTATATTAATAGATGCAAATGTTACATTGGAAATATGGAAACTTTTGGACCGAATGAGAGATGCGCGAACCCAACGTGCGTACAATTTCAGTTTCGATACAAATAAATTCGTTTAGCCTTGGCGTTTAAATAGGCTAAATGTTGTTTGTAATAAAGAGCACAAAAGGCTTTagactactgtatattttttattatagccTACATggctactttattttttttaaatcttgttttctGAATACCATTTATTGAAGGATTTGTCATAAAGTAAGGGGAAGGAAAATTCGCATAgctacatgtttattgtgtttacaatgttaaggttgtattttatttaccGGCCTTTTACACTATTGCTGAATAGGCTAATAAAAAAAACGTATTGGAACTGTGAACTAGTAACTCAGTCACCTTATGAAATCTTACCAAATCTGTCGTGAAATAACCCAAGCAGACCAAAATGACAAGTTATTACCTTTATGAAAATCTTGTGTTGCAGACCTGTGTGCGAGTGAgcagtataaaaaatataataatgaataggcATGTAGCCTAATATAGTGCATGCTACTTTAATTTTGACATTCAATCGCATATCAGACGCAGACTATCCAaattttttatgtgaattatgAATGCTCTCCAAAAGTCACAATCTCTGGATTGTGGTTGTTTGGCTGGTAATTATGAACCGGTTGTTTGGATTTTATTATTGGCAGTTAAGTCTTTAGTATGGTCTATATGTAAAAGTCATATTAAACGCATCTTTTCTCCCTTAACCAATCAGCTTCTTCTATTGCCGTAGTTTAGCCTGCATTACCATATGAACTCTGATTGGATGGCTGAGAGTACTCATGTTTATGTAATAATCTGCTTGAAAGAAGATATCTCCTAATATTTCCTTACTAGTTCCTTATGAGGTTGAAGATATCTGCAAATTAATAGATACTAGTAGCTATTCTGTTTTGATATCATCTATTAATTTATCACTAGTAAGTTTTCCAATTTTGACTagtatctttttaaatattactagtacttattcattaaatactagtacttattcattagatactagtacctattaattagatactagtacttattaattagctactagtacttattcaatagatactagttcctattaattagatactagtatttATTCCAGATGTTACTAGTAACTATTCTTATCTTACTAGTCATAACTGCTTTTTTACTAGTCTTATGTTATGACTAGTCAGAACGGCCACTGTATAGTTCAATTAAAAATCTtactagtaaaataaaaaatcttactagtaacatttggaataaatactagtatctaataaatagatactagtatctattgaataagtactagtatctattgaataagtactagtatctaatgaataagtactagtatctaatgaataagtactagtatctaatgaataagtactagtatctattgaatgagtactagtagctaattgataagtactagtatctaattaataagtactagtatctaatgaataagtactagtatctattgaataagtactagtagctaatgaataagtattagtatctaaaaaataagtactagtacctaaagaataactaccagtatctaatatatatgtactagtcacaattggaatagatactagtcagaactgaatagttgatatctaaatgacagatccccatagaagtcaatggcaaaaaaaaattttttgttactagtaacaaaagaatagttactagtatctaataaataaggactagtatctaatgaataagtactagtatctaataaataaggactagtatctaatgaataagtactagtatctattgaataagtactagtacctaaagattaagcactagtatctgttgaataagcactagtacctaaagaataagcactagtagctaatgaataagtactagtacttaatggaatagatactagtatctaaaaaataagcactagtagcctgaaaatagagactagtaggttaaaatgattaaatgttaaaacggcttgccataccacatcatctgtacaaacaatagtatgcaagtataaacaccatgggaccacacagccatcataccgctcaggaaggagatgcattctgtctcctagaggtgaatgtagtttgatgcaaaaagtgtaaatcaattatagaacaacagcaaaggaccttgtaaagatgctggatgaaacagatagacaagtatatatatatcaacagtaaaacaagtcctttaTTGACAAAACCTGTAATGCTGCTCAGCAagcaagaagccactgctccaaaacaccACAAAACAAAGCTAGActtcagtttgcaagtgcacaggaggacatcttactttttggagaaatgtcctctggtttatttaaacaaaaatgtaactgattGGCCATATTGACCATCATCATGTATGGAGGAAGAAAggcgaggcttgcaagccaaagaacaccatcccaaccatgaagcatgggggtggcagcatcatgatgtgggggggctttgctgcaggaaggactggtgcacttaacaAAAGTGCTAAAGTGCTTTACTAAAAGATGGCATCATTAgtaaagaaaattatgtggatatattgaagcaacatatcaagacatcagccaggaagttctAAGCTCaccgcaaatgggtcttccaaatggagaaTGACCCCAACATACCTctgaagttgtggcaaaatggcttaaggacaacaaagtcaaagtattggagtggcccTCACAAAACCCTTAcctcaataaaaatgttttgtcaaaatttgtggacagaactgaaaaagcttgtccgaacaaggaggcttacaaaccttactcggttacaccagttttgtctggaagaatgggccaaaattcccgcaacttattgtgagaagcttgttgaagtctacccaaaacgtttgactcaagttaaaatatttaaaggcaatactataCTAACAAaggtgaacttctgacccactgggaatgtaatgaaagaaataaaagctgaaagaaataattctctctactattattctgacatttcaatttttttatataaagtagtgatcctaactgacctaagacagggaatgttttctacggttaaatgtcaggaattgtgaaaaactgagtttaaatgcatttggctaaggtgcatgtaaacttctgacttcaactgtatgtgcatatttttgtttgcatttaaaaGAATTGCACCTTTGTCAATATGAACTGTAAGTTTCATAACGGATTCAATAACAAAAATATTGaagtgttaaaaataataaacttaaaaggcCTCTCTTAGTCTTACAGTCAGAATTTTTATcatgaattattaaaatgaaattaatcaaattatacTCCTATAGACTTGGAAAAAGAGCATTGCTTCTGCAGCAGATGGAAGCACATTATGAACAGCAGAAAGCTAAGAAAGAACAGCAGTCTCTGATGTCTCAAGCTGCGAAGGAGAGGAATGCCCAGATCCTTAAGGTAGACTTAATTGTATTTCAAACTAGACACCTCACTGCCATGAAAATAAATCTTTGACATGTTAAtagattttaaagtaattttcagTAATATCAATAATGGTGTAAAAGATATCAAGATATGCAAATGgattaatatttgtgtgtgtacatgtcttTTGTAGGATTTACAGGTTGTTGAAAAAAGTCTTCAAACAAGACAGCTTCTTCATCCAGATATAATTAACCTTGAGGTATTGAACCTTAGCTTACGTCCTTAGTTTCtgttagataaaataaaattgttgccTACTCTTTCATTTTTAACGAGCAAATGTTTAACTCCTAATTCGGAAAATGTTGAAAATGGTGCCATCAGCATTTTCCCCCAAACAGCTGTGTGCTCTTCAAGGCCATCATAATGAATCTCAAGAgcagttttaaaataaatatatttatgctgCTCAGTTGAAATGCAGGTGGcagcattaagattttttttttaacctactctgagaaacagaataaaaatcaAATGCAGAACTAAATATTTATCAATTAACTGCTCCTTTAACTGTGATGATCTTTTCTGGTCCTACCATAGACACGTTATTGGGCCTCAGTTGAACGGAAACTGCCAGAATGGGAGGAATATTTGCTTGGGAAAGGACAGGCACCGGCAAGTGAGACTGATAGATCATTTAAACAACCGAGACTGAAAACTAGGCAACAAGACCTCTCACCTGCTCAAGGCAGGGGTAAGCCCCCTCGACCCAAACCTAGATCAGCTGTCtgatacactggcggccaaaagtttggaataatataaaaatattgctgttttggaaggaaattggtacattaatttaacaaagtggcattcaactgatcacaaagtgtagtcaggacattactgatgtataaaaacagcaccatcactaatttaaaaaagttatttttgatcaagagatgccccatttccagcagccatgactccaacaccttatctttgagtaatcatgctaaattgctaatttggtattagaaaaCCACTGGCCATTATGTCAAACACAGTTGTAAGCTGTTtgattgttaaatgaagcttaacattgtctttgtgtttgtttttgagttgccacagtatgcaatagactggtatgttttaaggtcaatattaggtcaaaaattgcaaaaaaatgacgtctttctctagaaactcatctgtaaatcattgttttgaggaataaaggctatacaatgcttgacattgccaaaaaactgaagatttcatacaaaggcgtacaatacagtcttcaaagacaaaggacatctggctctaataaggacagaaagagatgtggaaggccagatgtacaactaaacaataaataaattgtctctagtttgagaaatagatgcctcacatatcctcagctgacatcttcattgaattctacctgctctaCACCAGTGTCATGTactacagtaaagagaagactcagggttgcaggccttatgggaagagttGCAAAGATaaagccacatttgaaacagaaaataaaagtttagagtggcaaagaaacagatattggagaacagataattggaaaagagagttatgaatcttaaccccattgagttttgtggaatcagctagactgtaaggtgcgtgagaagtgcccgacaagacagtcacatctatggcaagtgctaccggaagcatggggtgaaatgtcacctgaggatctggacaatctgacagctagaatgcaaaggatctgcaaatctgtcattgctgcacttggaggatCTTTTGATGAGAGCTCTTTGAGGTagttttaagaagttctgaatattgttttcaaattgtaatagaaattgttcaagttattaatgtcctgacattgtgatcagttgaatgccactttgatgaataaaagtaccaatttatttccataagagcaaaatatgtacattattccaaacttttggccacaagtGTATGTAACTTACATAGCCTTGAAAGGAACTCTCACTCTACattgtaaattaaaaacaaatgtattagctTGCCTTTTATgtaatttacatatacattttaaaataaattctggAATATATAGATGAtaataaatttgaataaaatataaacatatagaATGTATGCATTTATATACAGAATGGATGCTTATTGTAATtattgaggattttttttttttttttttacaattaagagTATATCCACATGGGGGCAGTACTGACTTTACTTTCTGTAATAGTACCAAAATCCTGTCTTCTGTTCATGGaaagaacaataaaataaatgaatgaactaCAAGACATAAAACTATTAATCTTTTacctgttattattttttttgtttataatttttttacctaCGATTATTGGTATTATTTTTATGCCATtccaaatatttgtattatattattattggcaTTAGGTATGTTagttattaaattgttttattaaagtaaaaaagaaaatgcttgtcCATATAATTTGTCccatattaaacattttcaagacaaatATTTTCCACAAAAAAGTTACAATTCATCATCTTATTTGCAAACTCCCCCATTCTTGGGCAACAAAAGTTGCATTAGGCATTTGTGAGCTTTTTGATCATAAGGGTTATTAATCTCATTTATTTAGTGTAGAGAATCAACAGCATTGTCACTATGGCCATCAAGAATATTTTCAGATGTCCTTCTTAGACAAAAAAAATCAAGTTTTCTTTGAAAGCAGTGCTGCTCTGTCCCAAGACACACATTTGCAAATCCATGTGATGGAGAGCTTTTGAATGTTGCCCTAAACACTGTACACTCCTACCTGAATCCTCAGCAACAATGAGGTCATGACTGCCATTACACAAAGCCTCTCTGAGCACTTCGACTGTCCACAcgataattgccattttattgTCTCTTTATTGAAGGATCAGCCACTTAATGTTAATtgagtgttaaaggaatattccaggttcaatacaagttaagctcagatgacagcatttttggtttattatcacaaaaatgtatgttgactTGTCCCTAttttcagtaataaaaatacaaaaaaatctgtgttacggtgaggcacttacagtggaagtgaatttggggccaatccgtaaatgttaaaatactcactattttaaaagtatagtcacaagacaaacaatattggtgttaacatgattttagtgtgataaaatggcttactaaTCTTTTATATGTAAAGTTATACCCAATTTACAACTCTGTGCCATTACTAtgttgtcaacaaaccctaaatccctaaaatgactgtaaaaatttaaacaaatttacagctcacataatacatgttttaaatgaaGACTTaatatgtgctttttttattattagtataagcttcacatttctgtcaatAAACCCTCTAAATTcaacccccattcacttccattgtatgtgcctcgctgtaacctcgatattttttctttttttaaagacaaggacgcagtcaaactttttttttttttttttttgtggtaatcagcattatgccacaaatgctgtagattgagcttaacttgtattgatcttggaatattcttttaaagttGACTAGAACTTTGAAAATGACACATAGCAGTTTTTTAATaagcttgttttttgttttatccaTTTAAGGGTTTTGTGAATTTGTGCATAACAAATATCAGCTCCACAGGTTCAAGTTAAAATcagtcgacagaatttgtggcatgatgttaattaccacagaaaaattatttagacCGTCCcttctattcttaaaaaaaaaaaaaaaagaagcacaaatcaaggttacagtgaggcacttaaaatggagctgtatggggccaatttgtggagggttCAAAGATTGAaaggtgaagcttataattttataaaagcacttgcattaattcttttgttaaaacgtgtattatttgatctgtaaagtagTTGTAAAGTGgtcattttacacagaaaattatgtcttttaaaaaatcattttaacagacatattgtttgtcttgtggctatatttttaaagcagtgagtattttatcatttatggattggccccattcacttccattgtaagtgcctcactgtaacagattTTTCCTTGAACAAAGGATagaagtctaaatacatttttgtggtaatcaacattatgccacaaatgctgtcagttttgcttaacttgtattaaacctggaatattcccttAACTTTACATATTATCTTCCCATTTACAATATCACGTTTTCCATAGTTTTTAACATCTTCAATGGCTTACATCCTCCCTATATTACTATACTGTTTTCCTTTTTGTCAAAATGTACTCTCTCGGGTCTCATCTGTTACAGATGCTTAAagtgcatttattacattataGGATATACTTTTAGCTACACTCCATGTTTTCTATCATTCATTCCTGGTCTTGTCTTTCTGTCTCTATGTGGAGGGAGAGATGGCCGACCCTGACCTATCCTAATTGGATGATCAAACAGTACAAGGTGACACGGAGTGGCGGCTTGACAAACGCGATCATCTGGATGGTCAGGGTTGAAGTGGTGGTGGTTGGCAGCTGCCCTTCCTCCTCAGCTGGGACTCCTGCCCCTGAGGTCTGGGCACCAGTCGAGGGTTCCAAATGGGGGG
Encoded proteins:
- the c32h3orf14 gene encoding uncharacterized protein C3orf14 homolog; protein product: MASHTHEEFELSKKHEDILGKRALLLQQMEAHYEQQKAKKEQQSLMSQAAKERNAQILKDLQVVEKSLQTRQLLHPDIINLETRYWASVERKLPEWEEYLLGKGQAPASETDRSFKQPRLKTRQQDLSPAQGRGKPPRPKPRSAV